In Vibrio gangliei, a single window of DNA contains:
- a CDS encoding ABC transporter permease, with the protein MSNRLNSTLLNRRILNKSQSSKVSLRLGYAFVVLLCIFPIIPGLIGMLSPAFGIIPPLGLFEFSLTGFEKVADWPAVMHSICLSMFSAITSTFLATIMAFSILQAYWNRPAWHKVEKLLSPLLALPHVAFAVGFLFLFSDTGWFARALNSVFSAFSTFNTQGWLNVQDNLGLGLTLALAIKETPFLVLMSLPILNNLRIQQTLAVSQSLGYSAAQTWWKVILPQWLRHMRFPFFAIMAYSSSVVDVSLIIGPTHPPTFAVLVWQWFNEPDLSLLPRAAAGALCLFLLCSALIGLVYFIERLLLHYARGWLTSGKKNADSVYGKSSSSIFSPLSINSAIQSTMTSAVAPVLMAVSLLCLPALLVWTFAQRWQFPQLLPSDWSLRFWISEWPYIQQAIQTSLCLAVASTIIALIFAIIAQEYRQHFRLRLPMYVIALPMLIPQLSLLFGLQVTTLWINQEYYWLWVIWSHLFFAFPYIYLSLDGPWQSYPTRLSQTAVSLSASPFKAFVMIKLRTLASALAFAFSMGMSVSLAQYLPTLMLGSGRIVTLTTEAVALSSGHDRRIIALYALWQALVPFIFFSLALVANRFLTQPNAMQKPAKYQNRDEDLKRNRNRDPSKHPVPFKHSVPTQNRQA; encoded by the coding sequence ATGAGTAACCGACTCAATAGCACTCTATTAAATCGACGAATATTGAATAAAAGCCAATCCAGTAAAGTCTCGCTGCGCTTGGGTTATGCTTTCGTTGTGTTGCTGTGTATCTTTCCCATCATTCCCGGCTTAATCGGTATGCTTAGCCCTGCCTTCGGCATTATTCCCCCCTTGGGCTTATTCGAGTTCTCACTGACTGGGTTCGAAAAAGTGGCGGATTGGCCCGCGGTAATGCATTCAATTTGTCTGAGTATGTTCTCTGCAATTACGAGTACTTTTTTAGCGACCATCATGGCGTTTTCAATACTGCAAGCCTATTGGAATCGTCCTGCTTGGCATAAAGTGGAAAAGTTATTATCGCCCTTATTAGCCTTGCCTCATGTCGCTTTTGCTGTGGGTTTCTTATTCTTATTTTCAGATACAGGTTGGTTCGCACGTGCATTAAACAGTGTTTTTTCTGCTTTTAGCACTTTTAACACTCAAGGTTGGTTGAACGTACAAGATAATCTTGGCCTTGGGCTGACTCTGGCACTTGCGATTAAAGAAACGCCGTTTTTGGTGTTAATGAGTTTACCCATTTTAAATAACTTACGAATTCAGCAAACCTTAGCGGTATCACAAAGCTTAGGTTATTCAGCTGCACAGACATGGTGGAAAGTGATCTTGCCACAATGGCTTCGACACATGCGCTTTCCATTTTTTGCCATTATGGCTTACTCAAGTTCAGTGGTGGATGTCAGCTTAATCATAGGACCAACGCATCCACCGACGTTTGCCGTATTGGTTTGGCAATGGTTTAACGAGCCTGATTTGTCTTTATTGCCTCGCGCTGCTGCCGGAGCGTTGTGTTTGTTTTTGCTCTGTAGCGCATTGATTGGTTTGGTGTATTTTATCGAACGTCTGTTACTTCATTATGCTCGCGGCTGGCTTACCTCTGGCAAAAAGAATGCTGACAGCGTTTACGGTAAATCGTCCTCTTCCATTTTCTCACCGCTGTCTATCAACTCGGCTATCCAGTCCACTATGACTTCAGCGGTTGCTCCTGTGCTCATGGCGGTGAGTTTATTATGTTTGCCTGCCCTGCTGGTTTGGACCTTCGCACAACGTTGGCAATTTCCGCAGCTACTCCCATCAGATTGGAGTTTGCGCTTTTGGATAAGCGAATGGCCATACATTCAACAAGCGATTCAAACTAGCCTATGCCTTGCCGTAGCCAGTACGATCATCGCGTTAATATTTGCCATTATTGCGCAAGAATATCGGCAACATTTTCGCCTACGTTTACCCATGTATGTGATTGCTCTGCCAATGCTCATTCCTCAGCTTTCTTTGCTGTTTGGCTTACAAGTCACAACGCTTTGGATAAACCAAGAATATTATTGGCTGTGGGTTATTTGGTCACATCTGTTTTTTGCTTTTCCATATATTTATTTGAGCTTAGATGGGCCCTGGCAAAGCTATCCAACCCGCTTATCACAAACTGCGGTCAGTTTAAGCGCATCGCCATTTAAAGCTTTTGTCATGATCAAATTACGCACACTGGCTAGCGCGTTGGCGTTTGCTTTTTCGATGGGAATGAGTGTCAGCTTAGCGCAATATTTACCGACTTTGATGTTAGGCTCTGGCCGCATTGTCACTTTAACCACCGAAGCCGTTGCGCTTTCCAGTGGCCATGATCGCCGTATCATTGCTTTGTATGCGTTATGGCAAGCGTTAGTACCCTTCATATTCTTTAGCTTGGCATTGGTCGCTAATCGTTTTTTAACCCAACCTAATGCTATGCAAAAACCGGCCAAATACCAAAATCGGGATGAAGATCTAAAGCGAAACAGAAACCGAGATCCATCTAAACATCCTGTTCCATTTAAACACTCAGTGCCAACCCAAAATAGGCAGGCGTAA
- a CDS encoding ATP-binding cassette domain-containing protein, producing MCLSIQNLSITKQHSPYDQLLGDFNLEIEPGEIVTLMGPSGCGKSTLLTVIAGHLSADFSANGQITLDGEAILERAPHQRSIGILFQDDMLFPHLNIWENIAFALPNHIKGKQRKQAALQVLHSIELAHLAESMPEQISGGQRARISLVRMLSAQPRAVLLDEPFGQLDPELRPVFRQWVFEQLQAANVPALMVTHDASDVPEGGKLIQWPKLTSAADN from the coding sequence ATGTGCTTATCGATTCAAAACCTCAGCATTACAAAGCAGCACAGCCCTTATGATCAATTATTAGGCGACTTTAATTTGGAAATTGAACCGGGTGAAATTGTCACCTTAATGGGACCAAGCGGTTGTGGTAAATCCACGTTACTTACTGTGATTGCCGGACACCTCAGTGCAGACTTTTCAGCAAATGGACAAATTACACTCGACGGTGAGGCCATCTTAGAACGCGCGCCCCACCAGCGTTCCATCGGAATTTTATTTCAAGATGATATGCTCTTTCCCCATCTCAACATTTGGGAAAATATCGCCTTTGCTTTGCCCAATCACATTAAAGGTAAGCAACGCAAACAAGCAGCTCTACAAGTTCTGCATTCTATCGAATTAGCGCATCTTGCCGAATCGATGCCAGAACAAATATCAGGCGGACAACGTGCTCGTATCAGCCTGGTGCGCATGCTCAGTGCTCAACCTCGCGCAGTATTACTCGATGAGCCTTTTGGCCAGCTCGACCCCGAACTGCGTCCTGTTTTCAGACAATGGGTTTTCGAACAACTGCAAGCGGCAAATGTTCCTGCTTTGATGGTGACACACGATGCCTCAGATGTCCCTGAAGGCGGCAAGCTCATTCAATGGCCAAAGCTAACCTCAGCTGCGGATAACTAG
- a CDS encoding CDP-alcohol phosphatidyltransferase family protein gives MLDRYVIPIIKKPLEQGARCCIQRGISANQVTIASFAIGLLAIPALWQHYYLLALVFIVFNRIGDGLDGAIARQTQTTDAGGFLDICLDFLFYALIPLGFLLAEPEQNGLYAALLIVSFVGTGSSFLAFASVAAKHKIDNPIYQHKSLYYMAGITEGTETIGFFIAFCLWPNAFPTLATVFAILCFMTTANRIWAGYHTISKSEFNDVKQTLNKWSPDEDL, from the coding sequence ATGCTTGATCGCTACGTCATACCCATCATCAAAAAACCGCTCGAACAGGGTGCTCGCTGTTGTATTCAACGTGGTATAAGCGCCAACCAAGTCACGATTGCCAGCTTTGCGATTGGGCTGCTCGCTATTCCCGCGTTATGGCAGCACTATTATCTACTTGCGCTGGTGTTCATTGTTTTTAATCGCATTGGTGATGGGCTCGATGGCGCGATAGCAAGACAAACTCAAACCACGGATGCGGGTGGTTTTTTGGATATTTGTCTCGATTTTCTGTTTTACGCTCTGATCCCACTTGGCTTTTTACTTGCCGAGCCTGAACAAAATGGCTTATACGCTGCATTGTTGATTGTGTCATTTGTCGGTACGGGCAGCAGCTTTCTTGCCTTTGCTTCAGTGGCAGCAAAACACAAGATCGATAACCCAATCTATCAACACAAATCCTTGTATTACATGGCTGGCATTACGGAAGGCACGGAAACCATTGGCTTTTTTATCGCTTTTTGTTTGTGGCCAAATGCATTCCCTACTCTCGCGACGGTATTTGCTATTCTATGCTTTATGACCACAGCAAACCGAATTTGGGCGGGTTACCACACCATCTCGAAATCAGAATTCAATGATGTGAAGCAAACCCTAAATAAATGGAGTCCGGATGAAGATCTTTAG
- a CDS encoding putative signal transducing protein, which produces MKIFSAANPVEAHIVCELLKSHGVLAKVHAEHTFSLKGEIPFTQDSDPYVWLEDDIQLEKAKRLIAEYEQQECGPDWLCPQCGENVENQFSVCWNCEAINPNQD; this is translated from the coding sequence ATGAAGATCTTTAGTGCTGCTAACCCAGTTGAAGCCCATATTGTATGCGAGCTACTGAAAAGCCACGGCGTATTAGCGAAAGTACATGCCGAACACACCTTCAGTTTAAAAGGCGAAATTCCATTTACTCAAGACAGCGACCCATATGTATGGCTGGAAGATGACATCCAATTAGAGAAAGCAAAACGATTAATTGCAGAATATGAACAGCAAGAATGCGGGCCTGATTGGCTTTGCCCGCAGTGTGGGGAAAATGTGGAGAATCAATTTTCTGTTTGTTGGAACTGCGAGGCGATAAATCCAAACCAAGATTAA
- a CDS encoding alpha/beta fold hydrolase, which produces MMSELLFHKTYLHPTSKEWVVFVHGAGGSSSLWFKQIKDYRQHYNLLLIDLRGHGRSNQLLKNIISKQYSFQDVTNDIIHVLDHLNIEKAHFVALSLGTILVRNLAEIAPERVHTMVLGGAITRLDARSKVLVKLGDWSKNFIPYMWLYKLFAYIVMPQKGQQQSRHLFIREAKKLCQKEFKKWFKLSADVNPMMRYFRERELNIPTLYLMGEMDYMFIRPVKEMVKKHQFSQLLEIPDCGHVCNIEKPQEFNHHSLAFIKQYSA; this is translated from the coding sequence ATGATGTCTGAGCTTTTGTTCCATAAAACCTATTTACACCCAACCAGCAAAGAGTGGGTGGTATTTGTGCATGGCGCTGGTGGTAGCTCTTCACTTTGGTTTAAGCAAATTAAAGATTACCGACAACATTACAATTTGCTGTTGATTGATCTTCGTGGTCATGGCCGTTCAAATCAATTATTGAAAAACATCATTTCTAAGCAATATTCTTTCCAGGATGTGACGAACGACATCATTCATGTCCTTGATCACCTAAATATAGAAAAAGCCCATTTTGTTGCCTTATCTTTGGGGACAATTTTAGTTCGTAATTTGGCCGAGATCGCACCAGAACGCGTTCATACCATGGTGCTGGGCGGGGCAATTACGCGATTAGATGCTCGTTCTAAAGTATTGGTTAAACTGGGGGATTGGAGCAAAAACTTCATTCCTTATATGTGGCTCTATAAACTTTTTGCCTACATTGTCATGCCACAAAAAGGCCAGCAGCAATCACGCCATTTGTTTATACGTGAAGCCAAAAAGCTGTGCCAAAAAGAGTTTAAGAAATGGTTTAAGTTATCGGCGGATGTGAATCCGATGATGCGTTATTTCCGTGAGCGTGAATTGAATATTCCAACCCTGTATTTGATGGGTGAAATGGACTATATGTTTATCCGCCCAGTCAAAGAGATGGTGAAGAAACATCAATTTAGCCAACTGCTTGAAATTCCTGATTGTGGGCATGTGTGCAATATCGAAAAGCCGCAAGAGTTTAACCACCATTCGCTGGCGTTTATTAAGCAATATAGCGCTTAA
- a CDS encoding VOC family protein, with protein sequence MYLEHVNLVVSDAKAMVKFYQTAFPHWSIRSEGDDDWNGKPRHWLHLGDDYQYLAISDHGEGENRDLDGHTTGLAHFAYAVNNLDAVIQRLENAGYTIAKPGTDNPFRKNIYFVDPAGFEVEFVEYLSDIPSERNNDL encoded by the coding sequence ATGTATTTAGAACACGTAAACCTAGTGGTGAGTGACGCCAAAGCCATGGTGAAATTTTATCAAACTGCCTTTCCGCATTGGTCGATACGCAGCGAAGGCGATGACGACTGGAACGGCAAACCCAGACACTGGCTACATCTCGGTGATGATTATCAATACCTCGCCATCAGTGACCATGGCGAAGGTGAAAACCGTGACTTAGACGGCCACACAACCGGCCTCGCCCACTTTGCCTATGCAGTCAACAATCTTGATGCGGTTATTCAACGCCTAGAAAACGCAGGCTACACCATAGCAAAACCAGGCACAGACAACCCATTTAGAAAAAACATCTATTTCGTAGACCCTGCGGGGTTTGAAGTAGAATTTGTTGAATACCTCAGCGATATTCCCAGTGAAAGGAATAATGATTTGTAG
- a CDS encoding HNH endonuclease, translated as MSHSYYLNKFHNLNMNSSGGRKSPHKVCMLLAVMDLIQAGHISENKIEFNSALKDRFTHYFDTLAHTSDKNTPANPYFYLRSEGFWHLAYNLGFDEANTKGYSAKAISHAYLDDELFDYMKSFIVSNELKDALISNLSDTEGLFYQWLLDIGKSEKTAKNYLGAIRGSISTWMIDAGMISEPLTGISSYQQFVDYEEKAKNLSEFKIRDSKGNGMYSAALKHYHQFLADLTQIDVNADIRQVMTDKKLTETEKTILVNTRVGQGHFRTKLIEMWQGCAVTGYKNTQMLLASHIKPWRDSNNEERLDRYNGLLLLANLDKAFDLGFISFDDSGKVMISKYLEKPEVLGLDESMSFVVSPEHKPYLGFHRGVLFKGY; from the coding sequence ATGTCGCATAGCTATTATCTAAACAAATTTCACAACTTAAATATGAACAGCTCAGGCGGAAGAAAGAGCCCTCATAAAGTTTGTATGTTATTAGCTGTGATGGATTTAATCCAAGCTGGGCATATTTCCGAAAATAAAATTGAATTTAATTCCGCTTTAAAAGATCGTTTTACTCACTACTTCGACACCTTAGCTCATACTAGTGACAAAAATACTCCAGCAAATCCCTACTTTTATTTGAGAAGCGAAGGATTTTGGCATCTCGCATATAATTTGGGCTTTGATGAGGCAAATACAAAAGGTTACTCAGCCAAGGCTATTTCACATGCTTACTTGGACGATGAGCTTTTTGATTATATGAAAAGTTTTATTGTTTCTAATGAACTGAAAGATGCTTTGATTTCCAACCTATCTGACACGGAAGGGCTGTTTTATCAATGGCTACTCGATATCGGAAAATCTGAAAAAACTGCGAAGAATTATCTCGGTGCAATACGTGGGTCTATTTCAACTTGGATGATAGATGCAGGAATGATTTCAGAACCCTTAACTGGCATCAGTTCTTATCAGCAATTTGTCGATTATGAAGAAAAAGCCAAAAACCTATCTGAATTTAAGATCCGAGATTCAAAGGGTAATGGGATGTATAGCGCTGCTTTAAAACATTACCATCAGTTTTTGGCGGACTTAACTCAAATAGATGTGAATGCTGATATACGACAGGTCATGACGGACAAAAAGTTAACTGAGACAGAAAAAACAATCTTAGTAAATACTCGTGTCGGTCAGGGACATTTCAGGACTAAATTAATTGAGATGTGGCAAGGTTGTGCGGTAACGGGCTATAAAAATACGCAAATGTTGCTGGCTTCGCATATTAAACCTTGGCGAGACTCGAATAATGAGGAAAGGTTAGATAGATACAACGGATTGCTGTTGCTTGCGAATTTAGATAAAGCCTTTGATCTAGGTTTTATTTCTTTTGATGATTCAGGAAAAGTGATGATTTCTAAGTATCTCGAAAAGCCAGAAGTCTTGGGTTTAGATGAATCAATGTCATTTGTAGTAAGCCCTGAACATAAACCATATCTAGGCTTTCATCGCGGTGTTTTATTTAAAGGTTACTAG
- a CDS encoding class I SAM-dependent DNA methyltransferase yields the protein MSKTLDIYNQNADQFASQYDSVTFESVHQSWQQYWPVSGNHVLDIGAGSGRDSRWFVEQGCLVVAVEPCDNLRALGKQNSSDSIQWFGDYLPNLTGVETLSRQFDLILLSAVWMHIPVELRPASLQALTHLMSDDGKVVITLRHGEFSDGREGYDVSVQELTQLGREAGLVVCLESGSADVLQRNSVVWQTVVLTKK from the coding sequence TCTAAAACTCTAGATATTTACAACCAAAACGCTGATCAGTTTGCGTCCCAATATGATTCAGTAACGTTTGAATCTGTGCATCAATCTTGGCAGCAATATTGGCCGGTTTCTGGAAATCATGTTTTAGATATTGGTGCGGGCTCTGGGCGTGATTCACGTTGGTTTGTGGAACAGGGCTGCTTAGTGGTTGCGGTTGAACCTTGCGATAATTTACGTGCATTGGGTAAGCAAAACTCCTCAGATTCAATCCAATGGTTTGGTGATTATTTACCTAATTTAACTGGAGTTGAGACCTTATCACGCCAGTTCGACCTTATTTTATTGTCAGCGGTTTGGATGCATATTCCGGTGGAGTTGCGCCCTGCGTCATTACAGGCTTTGACTCATCTAATGTCTGATGATGGGAAAGTTGTGATCACTTTGCGTCATGGTGAATTTAGTGATGGGCGGGAAGGCTACGATGTTTCAGTTCAAGAGCTGACACAACTAGGGCGCGAGGCTGGGCTGGTGGTTTGCTTGGAATCGGGGTCGGCAGATGTATTGCAACGAAATAGTGTTGTCTGGCAGACCGTTGTCCTGACCAAAAAGTAG